The proteins below come from a single Staphylococcus sp. MI 10-1553 genomic window:
- a CDS encoding low molecular weight protein arginine phosphatase: MKIVFVCTGNTCRSPLAESIAKQLMPDFEIVSRGLMAQKGHPISPHSRELLRRHELPLPNGAQLFDAGDAEADLILTMTASHRQMIQAMYGPQVNVYALNDYVGEDLAVEDPYGGQYETYEQVFEQLTRMIEKLKSKLVTE, translated from the coding sequence ATGAAAATCGTATTTGTATGTACCGGCAACACGTGTCGCAGTCCATTAGCCGAAAGTATTGCAAAACAGTTAATGCCAGACTTTGAAATTGTTTCAAGGGGTCTGATGGCACAAAAAGGACACCCGATATCGCCACATAGTCGTGAATTGTTACGACGTCATGAGTTACCGCTACCGAATGGTGCACAATTGTTTGATGCGGGGGATGCTGAAGCGGATTTGATTTTAACGATGACGGCTTCACATCGCCAAATGATTCAAGCGATGTATGGACCACAAGTGAACGTGTATGCATTAAATGATTATGTGGGTGAAGATTTGGCTGTAGAAGACCCTTATGGCGGGCAGTATGAAACGTATGAACAAGTCTTTGAACAATTGACACGGATGATCGAAAAGTTAAAGTCTAAATTAGTGACAGAATAA
- a CDS encoding L-threonylcarbamoyladenylate synthase: MSETKIWDVRDYTTRLEKYPKLPEIVKTLQDGGLVVLPTETVYGLGGNAKDDTAIRKIYEAKGRPSDNPLIVHIHDTDQLDDFVANISEATRKLMEAFWPGPITFILPLKQGFLCDRVTGGLNSVAVRMPSHPVALALLRAVDLPIAAPSANLSGRPSPTTFEHAFNDLNQRVDGIIQSTQSDAGLESTVVDCTSFPFRIARPGTIMRNMLNDILPQSVEVHSPLATEKPIAPGMKYRHYAPSTPLKMIEQLNAPVHEHAHEDWSKIAFIVPETKKKFLPASVQVIVMSESESDIQGANYNLYDVLHQLDQLDDVDMAYIYGFENNFETEALRNRMLKAVSQQVVKDESL; encoded by the coding sequence ATGTCAGAAACGAAAATTTGGGATGTTCGTGATTATACAACAAGGCTAGAAAAATATCCGAAATTACCAGAAATTGTAAAAACTTTACAGGATGGCGGACTCGTCGTACTACCGACAGAAACTGTTTACGGTTTAGGTGGAAATGCAAAAGATGATACGGCCATTCGTAAAATTTATGAAGCAAAAGGGCGGCCTTCCGATAACCCTTTAATTGTGCACATTCATGATACGGATCAGCTCGACGATTTTGTAGCAAATATTTCGGAGGCGACACGTAAATTAATGGAAGCTTTTTGGCCGGGACCGATTACCTTTATACTACCGTTAAAACAAGGGTTCTTATGTGATCGCGTCACGGGTGGATTGAATTCCGTTGCAGTGCGTATGCCGAGTCATCCTGTAGCTTTAGCATTGTTAAGAGCAGTCGATTTGCCGATTGCAGCACCGAGCGCAAATTTAAGTGGACGTCCCTCCCCAACAACGTTTGAACATGCGTTTAATGATTTGAATCAACGTGTGGATGGCATCATACAATCTACGCAAAGTGATGCAGGATTGGAAAGTACAGTTGTGGATTGCACCTCATTCCCATTTCGAATTGCACGCCCAGGTACGATAATGCGCAACATGTTGAATGATATTTTGCCACAATCAGTCGAAGTCCACAGTCCGCTAGCTACTGAAAAGCCGATTGCGCCAGGGATGAAATATCGTCATTATGCGCCGTCAACGCCTCTTAAAATGATAGAGCAGTTAAATGCACCGGTTCACGAACATGCACACGAAGACTGGTCGAAAATCGCATTTATCGTACCTGAAACGAAGAAAAAGTTTTTGCCAGCAAGTGTGCAAGTCATTGTCATGAGTGAAAGTGAATCCGATATTCAAGGTGCGAACTATAATCTGTATGACGTGTTACACCAATTAGACCAATTAGATGATGTAGACATGGCGTATATTTATGGATTTGAAAATAATTTTGAAACTGAAGCGTTGAGAAATCGGATGCTTAAAGCGGTCAGTCAACAAGTCGTAAAGGATGAGTCGTTATGA
- the prmC gene encoding peptide chain release factor N(5)-glutamine methyltransferase encodes MNYKQWRQHAEQQMVANGYEANAIQWFMMDTLQWSRTALILNEMTPIPDSTLKQLNDGLSQLLAGMPVQYVVGQAEFYGRQFKVNSDVLIPRPETEEVVHYFFTQLTAAKVVADIGVGSGAIAVTLKAERPELRVIATDISSQALTVAHRNAQRLQQDITFLQGNALQPLINQGIRLDGLISNPPYIGEHERALMDDSVIQYEPHMALFADQEGYQVYAAILRDLPHVMQDGAPVVFEIGFQQGVKLTLMMQQLYPHITTEVINDINGHARIFHFKWTQP; translated from the coding sequence GTGAATTATAAACAGTGGCGACAACATGCTGAGCAGCAAATGGTGGCCAATGGATATGAAGCGAACGCCATCCAATGGTTCATGATGGATACGTTGCAATGGTCGAGAACAGCTTTAATATTGAATGAAATGACGCCAATTCCTGATTCAACACTTAAACAGTTGAATGACGGTTTATCACAGCTGCTCGCGGGAATGCCAGTGCAATATGTTGTCGGTCAAGCTGAGTTTTACGGCCGTCAGTTTAAAGTGAATTCGGATGTACTCATTCCTAGACCCGAGACAGAAGAAGTGGTGCATTATTTTTTTACACAATTGACAGCTGCTAAAGTTGTTGCTGACATTGGTGTGGGAAGTGGTGCGATTGCCGTCACTTTAAAAGCTGAAAGACCTGAATTGCGTGTGATTGCGACAGATATTTCGTCTCAAGCGTTAACAGTCGCACATCGGAATGCACAGCGTTTGCAACAAGACATCACCTTTTTACAAGGAAATGCGTTACAGCCGTTGATTAATCAAGGCATTCGATTGGATGGTTTAATTTCTAATCCACCGTACATTGGTGAGCATGAACGCGCATTGATGGATGACAGTGTGATTCAATATGAACCGCATATGGCCCTTTTTGCAGATCAAGAAGGGTATCAAGTGTATGCAGCGATATTACGCGATTTACCTCATGTCATGCAAGACGGTGCACCGGTCGTCTTTGAAATTGGCTTCCAACAAGGTGTAAAGTTAACGCTCATGATGCAACAGTTGTATCCGCATATTACGACAGAAGTGATTAACGACATCAACGGTCATGCACGAATTTTTCATTTTAAATGGACTCAGCCATAG
- the prfA gene encoding peptide chain release factor 1, which produces MFDQLDIVEERYEQLNELLSDPEVVSDSDLLRKYSKEQSELHKTVEVYRHYKQVKEDIQAIEFMLSETDDSDEVAMLKEEETGLKAEVPELEERLKFLLIPKDPNDEKDVIVEIRGAAGGDEAAIFAGDLFRMYSKFAESHRFKLEIVEATESDHGGYKEISFSVSGDGAYSKLKYENGAHRVQRVPETESGGRIHTSTATVAVLPEVEDVEIEIRNEDLKIDTYRSSGAGGQHVNTTDSAVRITHIPTGVIATSSEKSQIQNREKAMKVLKARLYDMKLQEEQQKYAAQRKSAVGTGDRSERIRTYNYPQSRVTDHRIGLTLQKLDQIMEGKLDEIVDALTMHEQTEKLKELNTGEL; this is translated from the coding sequence ATGTTTGATCAATTAGATATTGTTGAAGAACGTTATGAGCAACTGAACGAATTGCTTAGCGACCCAGAAGTGGTCAGTGACTCAGATTTATTACGCAAATATTCAAAGGAACAATCAGAATTACATAAAACTGTAGAAGTCTACCGTCATTACAAACAAGTGAAAGAAGATATTCAAGCAATAGAGTTTATGCTTTCAGAAACAGATGATAGCGATGAAGTAGCGATGTTAAAGGAAGAAGAGACTGGCTTAAAAGCGGAAGTTCCAGAACTTGAAGAACGACTTAAATTTTTATTGATTCCAAAAGATCCGAATGACGAAAAAGACGTTATTGTGGAAATTCGTGGGGCTGCAGGTGGCGATGAAGCGGCTATTTTTGCTGGTGACTTATTCCGTATGTATTCAAAGTTTGCTGAGTCACATCGTTTTAAACTTGAAATTGTAGAAGCGACAGAAAGTGACCACGGTGGTTATAAAGAAATCAGTTTCTCAGTATCTGGTGACGGTGCCTACAGTAAGTTGAAATATGAAAATGGTGCGCACCGTGTTCAACGTGTCCCTGAAACAGAATCAGGTGGCCGTATTCATACGTCAACGGCAACAGTTGCAGTATTGCCAGAAGTAGAAGATGTAGAAATCGAAATTCGCAATGAAGACTTGAAAATCGATACGTATCGTTCAAGTGGTGCGGGTGGACAGCACGTCAATACAACGGACTCTGCCGTACGTATTACCCATATTCCAACTGGGGTCATTGCGACATCTTCAGAAAAATCGCAAATTCAAAACCGTGAAAAAGCGATGAAAGTGTTAAAAGCACGTTTGTATGATATGAAGTTGCAAGAAGAACAACAAAAATATGCAGCGCAACGTAAGTCAGCGGTTGGTACAGGTGACCGTTCAGAACGTATTCGCACATATAACTATCCGCAAAGCCGTGTGACAGACCACCGCATTGGTTTAACATTACAAAAATTAGACCAAATTATGGAAGGCAAGCTAGACGAAATTGTGGATGCGTTAACGATGCACGAACAAACTGAAAAATTGAAAGAGCTTAATACTGGTGAATTATAA
- a CDS encoding thymidine kinase: protein MYEAYHSGWIECITGSMFSGKSEELIRRLRRGVYAKQKVIVFKPVIDDRYHKEKVVSHNGNEIEAINISKANEIWNYNLKDVDIIGIDEIQFFDEEIVEIAETLAEKGYRVITAGLDMDFRGEPFHPVPEMLAVSEHITKLQAVCAVCGASSSRTQRLIDGKPAKVDDPIILVGANESYEPRCRAHHIVAPSEDTKEGQE from the coding sequence ATGTATGAAGCGTACCATTCAGGTTGGATAGAATGTATTACCGGAAGTATGTTTAGTGGTAAGTCAGAAGAACTGATTAGACGATTACGCAGAGGTGTTTATGCCAAGCAAAAAGTTATCGTTTTTAAACCAGTTATTGATGACCGCTATCATAAAGAAAAAGTGGTTTCACACAATGGTAATGAAATAGAAGCGATTAATATTTCTAAAGCAAATGAAATATGGAATTATAATTTAAAAGATGTAGATATTATTGGTATTGATGAAATTCAATTTTTTGATGAAGAAATTGTAGAAATTGCAGAAACACTTGCAGAAAAAGGTTATAGAGTCATTACAGCCGGGCTAGATATGGATTTTAGAGGCGAGCCATTTCATCCAGTACCAGAAATGCTTGCAGTAAGTGAGCATATTACTAAACTACAAGCAGTCTGTGCTGTATGTGGTGCTTCATCAAGTCGTACACAACGATTAATTGATGGTAAACCTGCAAAAGTGGATGATCCGATTATACTTGTAGGTGCAAATGAAAGTTATGAGCCGCGTTGTCGTGCACATCATATCGTAGCACCAAGTGAAGATACTAAGGAGGGACAAGAATAA
- a CDS encoding type B 50S ribosomal protein L31, which translates to MKQGIHPEYRKVIFLDTTTDYKFLSGSTKFSNETMEWEDGNEYPVIRLDISSDSHPFYTGRQKFAAADGRVERFNKKFGLKSDN; encoded by the coding sequence ATGAAACAAGGGATTCATCCAGAATACCGTAAAGTTATCTTTTTAGATACGACAACTGATTACAAATTTTTAAGCGGTTCTACTAAATTTTCAAACGAAACAATGGAATGGGAAGATGGTAACGAGTACCCAGTTATTCGTTTAGATATTTCTTCTGATTCACACCCATTCTACACAGGACGTCAAAAGTTTGCTGCGGCAGATGGTCGTGTGGAACGTTTCAACAAAAAATTTGGTCTCAAATCAGACAACTAA
- the rho gene encoding transcription termination factor Rho: MSRERTSPQYESFHELYKNYTTKALTEKAKSLKLVNYSKLNKKELVLAIMEAQMEQDGNYYMEGILDDIQQDGYGFLRTVNFSKGEKDIYISASQIRRFEIKLGDKVTGKVRKPKENEKYYGLLQVDFVNDHNAEEVKKRPHFQALTPLYPDERIRLETEPQNYSTRVMDLVTPIGLGQRGLIVAPPKAGKTSLLKEIANAIVTNKPNAKLFILLIGERPEEVTDIERSVDEAEVVHSTFDEHPKHHVKVAELLLERAKRLVEIGEDVIILMDSITRLARAYNLVVPPSGRTLSGGLDPASLHGPKTFFGAARNIEAGGSLTILATALIDTGSRMDDMIYEEFKGTGNMELHLDRKLSERRIYPAIDISRSSTRKEELLVPKNELDSLWQLRNMFSNSSDFTERFIRKLKKTKSNAEFFEVLQQSAAESSKTGKPII, encoded by the coding sequence ATGTCAAGGGAACGAACATCTCCGCAATATGAATCTTTTCATGAATTATACAAGAATTATACAACAAAGGCCCTCACTGAAAAGGCAAAATCTCTTAAACTTGTTAACTATAGTAAATTAAACAAAAAAGAACTCGTACTTGCAATTATGGAAGCGCAAATGGAACAAGATGGAAACTACTATATGGAAGGTATTCTCGATGATATCCAACAAGATGGTTACGGCTTTTTAAGAACGGTTAACTTCTCAAAAGGAGAAAAAGATATATACATTTCTGCCAGCCAAATTCGTCGATTTGAAATTAAACTAGGCGATAAAGTAACAGGAAAAGTTCGAAAACCAAAAGAAAATGAAAAATATTATGGATTACTTCAAGTTGACTTTGTTAATGACCACAACGCAGAAGAAGTCAAAAAACGTCCTCACTTCCAAGCACTTACACCTTTATATCCAGATGAACGAATTCGATTAGAAACTGAACCTCAAAATTATTCAACACGTGTGATGGATTTAGTCACACCTATTGGTTTAGGTCAACGTGGCTTGATTGTGGCACCACCGAAAGCCGGAAAAACCTCTTTACTCAAAGAAATCGCAAATGCTATTGTAACCAATAAACCCAACGCTAAATTATTTATTTTACTTATAGGGGAACGACCAGAAGAAGTGACTGACATTGAACGTTCAGTTGATGAAGCGGAAGTGGTACATTCTACGTTTGATGAGCATCCAAAACATCATGTGAAAGTGGCAGAATTATTACTCGAGCGTGCAAAACGTCTCGTAGAAATTGGTGAAGATGTCATTATTTTAATGGATTCGATTACACGTTTAGCGCGTGCGTATAATCTAGTCGTTCCGCCGAGTGGTAGAACTTTGTCAGGTGGTTTGGATCCTGCGTCATTACACGGTCCTAAAACGTTTTTTGGTGCAGCAAGAAATATAGAAGCAGGGGGAAGCTTAACTATTTTAGCGACAGCATTAATTGACACGGGCTCACGCATGGATGATATGATTTACGAAGAATTTAAAGGAACAGGCAATATGGAATTGCATTTGGATAGAAAACTTTCTGAACGTCGTATTTATCCAGCGATTGATATTTCTAGAAGTTCGACGCGTAAAGAAGAACTACTCGTTCCGAAAAACGAATTGGATAGCTTGTGGCAACTGCGCAATATGTTTTCGAATTCGTCTGACTTTACAGAACGTTTCATTCGTAAGTTGAAGAAAACAAAATCGAATGCCGAATTCTTTGAAGTGTTACAACAAAGTGCGGCTGAAAGTAGCAAAACAGGTAAACCTATTATTTAA
- a CDS encoding aldehyde dehydrogenase family protein: MRDQTKQYINGEWVESNSGETMAVINPATEEVFGHIAKGNKADVDQAVQAAHDVYLSFRNASVKERQELLDRIVKEYENRKDDLIEAMTLELGAPVTQSEKVHYQMGLNHFKAARDALDHFQFEERRGDNLIVKEAIGVAGLVTPWNFPTNQTSLKLAAAFAAGSPVVLKPSEMTPYAAIILAEIFDKVGVPKGVFNLVNGDGEGVGTPLSQHPDVRMMSFTGSGGTGSKIMEAASKDFKKVSLELGGKSPFIILDDADLEEAAKAAVMKVVNNTGQVCTAGTRTLVPESIKDDFLKEVKKQMANVKVGDPQNAETQMGPIVSEKQYNQVQDYIQKGIDEGAELLYGGTGKPDGLDKGYFAKPTIFTNVNNQMTIAQEEIFGPVMSIITYKDLDEAIEIANDTKYGLAGYVFGQNKDNLIRVARSIEAGTIEINEAGRASDLPFGGYKQSGIGREWGDFGIEEFLEVKSIAGYYKGE, encoded by the coding sequence ATGAGAGATCAAACGAAACAATATATTAATGGTGAATGGGTTGAAAGCAATAGCGGTGAAACGATGGCAGTCATCAATCCAGCCACGGAAGAAGTATTTGGTCATATCGCAAAAGGAAATAAAGCAGATGTAGACCAAGCAGTTCAAGCTGCTCATGACGTGTACCTTTCATTTCGTAACGCTTCTGTCAAAGAACGACAAGAGTTGTTAGATCGTATTGTTAAAGAATATGAAAATCGTAAAGATGATTTAATAGAAGCTATGACATTAGAGCTTGGTGCACCTGTCACACAATCAGAAAAAGTGCACTATCAAATGGGATTAAACCATTTTAAAGCTGCACGTGACGCATTAGATCATTTCCAATTTGAAGAACGTCGCGGAGATAACTTAATCGTGAAAGAAGCGATTGGTGTTGCGGGACTTGTGACACCTTGGAACTTCCCAACGAACCAAACATCACTTAAATTAGCGGCAGCATTTGCGGCGGGAAGTCCAGTTGTACTCAAGCCGTCTGAAATGACACCGTACGCAGCGATTATTTTAGCTGAAATTTTCGATAAAGTTGGCGTGCCAAAAGGTGTATTTAACCTTGTCAATGGTGATGGTGAAGGTGTCGGCACACCGCTAAGTCAACATCCTGATGTCCGCATGATGTCATTCACAGGTTCTGGTGGTACAGGTTCAAAAATTATGGAAGCAGCGAGCAAAGACTTCAAAAAAGTATCATTGGAACTCGGCGGAAAATCTCCATTTATCATTTTAGATGACGCGGATCTTGAAGAAGCGGCTAAAGCGGCAGTCATGAAAGTCGTTAACAATACAGGGCAAGTATGTACAGCAGGCACACGTACACTTGTACCGGAAAGTATTAAAGACGACTTCCTCAAAGAAGTTAAAAAACAAATGGCGAACGTTAAAGTCGGCGATCCGCAAAATGCTGAAACACAAATGGGACCTATTGTTAGTGAAAAACAATACAATCAAGTACAAGACTACATTCAAAAAGGAATCGATGAAGGCGCTGAACTATTATACGGCGGTACGGGTAAACCGGATGGCCTAGATAAAGGTTATTTCGCGAAACCAACAATCTTTACAAATGTGAATAATCAAATGACAATTGCCCAAGAAGAAATTTTTGGACCTGTCATGTCAATTATTACGTATAAAGATTTAGACGAAGCGATTGAAATTGCTAACGATACAAAATACGGACTTGCAGGTTATGTTTTCGGTCAAAATAAAGATAACTTAATCCGTGTTGCACGTTCAATTGAAGCAGGAACAATCGAAATTAACGAAGCTGGACGTGCGTCAGATTTACCATTCGGTGGTTATAAACAATCAGGTATCGGACGCGAATGGGGCGACTTCGGTATTGAAGAATTTTTAGAAGTGAAATCTATTGCAGGCTATTACAAAGGTGAATAA
- a CDS encoding winged helix-turn-helix transcriptional regulator, with translation MEVCPYLEETFKILGRSWNGLILHYLSTCDGYKAHFSEMKRHLRPITNRALSMKVAELADADLLTKEVISTNPPSVCYHLTEKGVALARALEPLETWAHDYINLEEKVQ, from the coding sequence ATGGAAGTATGTCCATATTTAGAAGAAACATTTAAAATTTTAGGACGCAGTTGGAACGGTTTGATTTTACATTACCTTTCGACTTGCGATGGATATAAAGCGCATTTCTCAGAGATGAAAAGACATTTACGTCCGATTACAAATAGAGCATTGTCAATGAAAGTAGCTGAGTTGGCTGATGCAGATTTATTAACGAAAGAGGTCATTTCGACAAATCCGCCGTCAGTTTGTTACCATTTAACAGAAAAAGGTGTAGCATTGGCGCGCGCATTAGAACCGCTCGAAACTTGGGCGCATGACTATATTAATTTAGAAGAAAAAGTGCAGTAA